In the genome of Impatiens glandulifera chromosome 6, dImpGla2.1, whole genome shotgun sequence, the window ATGCTCCTAAGTGCaagggaaatgatcaccgaagtagaGTGaccatttcaccttttgaacaAAGTCAAAAGGTGAAGAAACGATAAAGTTCTATCTTTGAGAAGTCAAATATGGCTATGGATGTTTATTCTTTCGTCATCGCGAGGAAGACGAAGACGCGGGGTGAAACAATATCGTTTCGAGCTTCCGCGTTTGAGCGGCGTCGAGGGAGGGTAAAAACAACAACGTTTTGGGCGAACGCCAGGCGTTCAGTTCGCGCTCAGGCGTTCCGTCTGCATTGGAGGAGACGACGTTGGAGCGGTCATTTGGATCCGCTACTCCGCGAACGCGCCTTCCTTCCTTTAAACGGGTGACATAGTGTGTTCATAGGCGTTGAATGATGATTCAATGCTCATCCGAAGGTTGTGGCTTTTGTTGCAACGGTTCTTCCGAGTTTCGGCCACATAGAGcttgtttaaaattgatatttttcaatCCCCTTTTGCTTCATtttcaacctacaaaatatttttaatatatatgacatttaaTTTGCCAATTTTTGGGggttaataaatgatttatttgagataaaatgaatataacatttatcctaaattatttattttaattcctcttaatttttttaaaattaatttgagataaaattagtacaatatttatctataattattttatttattttctttgactattatatttaattaattaggatttaattatcataataattaatctaattaattatttaatcatgtttttgatcttattcttcattattttataaattgggtacggaaatttttattctttacaCCATATGTGTCATGTCGTCTATTCTGGggctatatttttattattattatttatattttttattattatatttatttattttcctataaaacaaataaacacaatattaatatcaaatattaaataaacttacactattttacttatttatttatttgtataattttagttttatttaaaaattattcgaGTTTTAATCGATTTGAAATCCGACTGATAcgatattttttacaaattaattatttattttaaatctctTGAAATTAGTCTTTTTggaaaacattttaaaattaatttgaaatttttaaaggTTATAAATTTTGGATGTAAAATCAATTGTTTATAACCGCAAAAATCCTAATTCTGTGTTAAAATTAGGTTAAGATTTAAGTAAGAAACTAGTTTCTtcgatttgatttattttaaattattttaaaatattagaattttttatatattttatatttttcattttttttctctttaaaggtttttttttttatcttcaccATTTGGATAGTCGATTATTTCCACTCAAACCTTAACGGCCTTCACACTCGGACTATCTCTTCGAACATTAGCTACCCAATTCTTCCATTCAGATTTTGACATCCTGCATGTTGAGACTCCTCTTATTTTCAAAGTGAAACGTTCACGTTCAAGACCAACCAACCATCAAGGAATATTAAATCTCATAAACAGAAGTTGAGCATTATTCATCTTGCAATCTCTATTCGTGAAAGGATATTACCACAATAAAGTCAAGCATTATTCATCTTACAATCTCTATTCGTTAGAAGATATTATGCATGAACCTAAAACTCGGTCATTCAATACTTTAAGTGGTAGCAACCAGAAGTTCACACGAACACTCATATTTGTTTGGGTTATTTCAGTATCATGattcattttattcaaattggGTCCCTTCAAACCAACGTTAATTTTGAGTCTAGAGTCTAGACTCAATCGTTTTCATATAACTTCTAAAGttcaaaactattttatttggaCTTCCAATTGATCTATTTGGGCCTTAAAGTCCATTTCGCTTTCAAATTTCATTGAGTTTCTTACTCATTTATCTTCATTTGACTTTTAGAGTTTCATAGTTCAAACTCTTTTGTTATTTTGAATTGTGGGctcaaaaatagtttattttcaGTCTTAATACTATTCTGTTTTGATTGACTTATGGCTTAAGCTAGACTTATAATAGTTTAGAAAGTAGGCAAACTTATTTGAAAGCCCTAAGGATATGGACTCAAAAGtaatttgattttaaacttTTGGTCCCATAAAACCctggttattttttttttattattgttttgagtCTTTAACTCTTTGTTAAACAAAACTTTAAAATTGAAAAGggaaaaaattgtattatattgGATAGGGTTATCCATTTTTCAGATATTctctcataaataaaataaaataaaaattattggaCATGAGCTCATCACTTTTCGATTGTCCCTAACATTTCTTTTCAACTTAAAACTTAGTTTGAAAATATTAGATACAAGACTTTCAATGATTCATTTACTTAAACTCATCTGCTTTCAAAtttcaaactttaaattttagtttgaatgtCAAACTTTTTGTTAATGGCTTTCGAGTTGTAATGTTCTTCACTTTTTTTACAATTGTTTTGAGTAGTAAATCAAACATTTGAAaccacatatatttttttattatatgatcACTTTCTTGTAACAAATCATTCTAAATAAAActacatttaattaaaaaaaaaaatcagttttaagcgttgaatttttattaactttttttgtttttggtgaCTTTCTTATTTTTGATTACTTTGGTTGTTTTGTAGTCTATGTTTCCGTGAGCATCAACTCTTCGCGAAATGCATCAACTCTATACTTGACCCTGAAGAACATCGTGAGCTACACGAGCTACTCATTAACATATTCATTTGGTCACTTTAATGCATGACAATGATTACCCTTAATTTGTGCTACATGTAAACAATTGATCAACTATCCTTTGGGAATAACATACTAGAggcatttttattttacattgccaaataaaaaattgtttgacaCCTCAACTATTATAAGAATGTGACACTTCTTCCAAAGACACTTTCAATTGTTAATTTGTTACTAGAGCACATCATCCCTTTGAGTGCCATGAAGCCCATGAGAGCACATCATCTCTTCATACGCCACTAGAAAACACAATTCTTTTTATTGCTATTAAAGAAAATTGTTTCTCCATTTTGATTCATCTCGAGTTTAGACTCTAACTCTGACTCAATCTTTCATCCTAACGATTACATTCTGATCACGTGTACGCTCCACTGCCTCGTGACGAAGAACGAAGTTGAGTGTGAGACGAGTATCGTAGTCTCATAGGCCTCATGAGTCATGGCTACCCTTACAAGGAGTACCACATATTGAAGAAATTGGTGACTCTAATATAGTTGTATCCCATGTAACTTTAAGATTTGGGAATGCTTCTAGCATGTGACTTTTCATCCCAGTCCCTGCTCCCAAAATGGATTTTCAGACGTTTTGACTACTCTCGCAGCACTTGTGCGAATCTCATTGGACTTTCAACCTGCAACTCTTTAAAATTGATAAGAGAAATGTGCCCATTTTGAAAGACACTTAAATTGAGGTACACGAGATTGAAACCGTGCCTTGGTTCAACGCCATCAAAAGGTACATCTAAATAGGGGAATACTAAGATCGCCTAAGCAAGCAAGAAAATGAGAACAACGTAAAGACCATCATGAAAGAGATATATGCATGAACCATGAAGGCACATATGGAATTTTAATCATCTTTTACATGAATTTTGTATATTGGAAAATGGAATGATTTTGTTGTTGCCACTAAGATCATGAAACCCAGCTTCATGGTGGAAGGAGCATCGGATCAAAAGCAATTGTTTACATACTTTTGAAAGAAGGTCAAATATTATGATGTCAACATCTAAATATGCCTTGAAGGGTGTAACTAATAATGTTTCTATAACCAATTGTAAAAATGTACAATGTGAATGGTTTCTTAAGTCATCTGGTAAATTGTTAAAGGAATATCTATGtttctcaattttaaattttaagtggAACAATATCATATCTTAAAAGTAAATAAGATTTTCATACTTTAGGGATTTAAGGGTAAGGGCATGCAAGAGTTTCATACTTTAGGGATGATTTCATAATCCAATGTTTGTATTTGCCCTTTATTTCTTGCAAAAGTAATGTGTCATCCTCATAACATTATGAGGCATTTACACATTAGTGTTCTCTTAAGAGATACATTAAACATGTTACTAACAATACTAAACATGTCACTAATAACAttggaaatgaaaattttaagagCAAAATGGCAAACCTAAAAGACTTTTTAACCAGAAAAAAACATTTAACTTAGAAACACAAATAAACTGTTGTTTCAGTACTTGAAAGACACTAAATAACCAAACCATCAAAATCTCAGTACTTAACaattcaaaaaacaaaaacagtTCCAAGTAAAACGCTTCACAAAGAAACATTAaaccaacaaacaaacaatcaaatCTACTCATCATCATCGGAATCAACAGCATTGTTGAGTGCATTCAAACGCTCAATCAACTTAGCCTTCCTCTCCTCATAGGTTAGCTTCTTCAAGTTGAACCTGTAATGATAATAACATTCACAAATTAACAATAGAGTTTACAACAAACAAATCCACCacataataaaaacaatgcaTAAAAATCATTCCGTGTTTTACCTCTTGCGTTCCTTAGGAGGCTGTTTCTCAGACTTCTTCTGTATCGGTTCAGCGCGAATGGCAGCATGAACTTTCTTGTACAGCTCTTCAATTCCATCAGCTTCAATCCCATTCTTGATGTACTCGCTGAAATGAGTCTGGTACTTTTCAGGTTCATCTTCATTCAAAGTCTGTAATGTATATAAATGAATCAAACTAgttaataaagaaatttaagAGAATGACATAACTGTAAAATTAAGATTGATACTGGAATATGAAACAAACATACATTCATGTATGCTGAAACATGGCCACCATAAATGTACTTGCGGTGAACATCAGCATCAAGATTTTTTGATTCCTTTGAGAAACCAGCAAACCTCTTGTCACTGTGGGGAATATCGAGACCACCGTCAAGAGCACCCTGAAATGGgttttaaacaataaattactttaggtttatttgaaattaaccattcaaattataatatatttaaaaggaataatcttgtatataaatatacatcTTAAAGTATTTGACTCAacctgatttaaaaaaacatggttattcaaataaacatagatcaaacaaggcctggAGCATTAtttgatttgggttatttgagataagcaatcaaaataaacttattaatcacatcaatcaaaataaaccCTATTGTCAACTTCTAGATCTAATGTTTTTGTCCCAAAAGCCTAATTTtcaaaaactacatgaaaaaaatgatattttcaaaataaccaCTTAGTTCTACAAATAACTCTAGATCAAACACTTCATTGATTAATCTCAACATTACTAAGAGCCTTGTTATACCTTGAGAGCACCAAAGACTCTGTTTCCTGTTGTGGTCCTGATCAAACCAACATCAAGTAGAGCCCGGAAGGGTCTCCTGCTATCAGCTGGCTCAACAGAGAAATCTTCACCACTAGCCtgaaataataaagaacaaaaaatgtttaaaatgaaaatacacaaaaataaaaaaacatcatgaagaaacataaaataaataggcTTACCTCAACATTTCCTTGATACTCATCATCCATCTCAAGCTTCTTCAAAACCCGACGAGCCAAGAGAAGACCAGTACAGTAAGCTAAAGGATTTGAAGACACAGTTCAGATTTAGATACACATTAGGAATGGAAAACAGGTCATATAACAAGGCAAGAGATCATTACCAGCAGCATAATTGGTGAGACCTACAGGAAGACCATACTTAGGCAACTCATGGGAATAAGCAGCAGCAAGAACATGATCACCAACAATGCTGGATGATGTTATTTGTGCAACAATATCCTTGTTTGTCTAGGAACAGGTTAAGGGTAACACAGACAGtactttaaaagaataaagaaaagaTAAATGCAGCAAGTCTCATAAAAAGGTATAAATTTGATGCAATAAACTTGAATAATCAACAGATCTGAAAAGTTGAAACATTAAAACGCAGAAAAGGATACAAATCGCACAACAAAACGGTATTTTGGTGTGTTGTATTTGTTCTTGTCCTGATTAATAAGGCGCACTCTGGCCCTGTAATCAGTCTTTCCCTCTACAATCAAAGCAAAATAGTCTCAACTTCTATTAAATTTGGAATCAATTAGTAAACATCTAAAGGGAGGATTTTAGGGCTTACGTCTCCTTCTCTTGAATTTGACCTGAAAC includes:
- the LOC124942636 gene encoding 60S ribosomal protein L5-2-like gives rise to the protein MVFVKSQKSRAYFKRFQVKFKRRRQGKTDYRARVRLINQDKNKYNTPKYRFVVRFTNKDIVAQITSSSIVGDHVLAAAYSHELPKYGLPVGLTNYAAAYCTGLLLARRVLKKLEMDDEYQGNVEASGEDFSVEPADSRRPFRALLDVGLIRTTTGNRVFGALKGALDGGLDIPHSDKRFAGFSKESKNLDADVHRKYIYGGHVSAYMNTLNEDEPEKYQTHFSEYIKNGIEADGIEELYKKVHAAIRAEPIQKKSEKQPPKERKRFNLKKLTYEERKAKLIERLNALNNAVDSDDDE